A window of Ptychodera flava strain L36383 chromosome 1, AS_Pfla_20210202, whole genome shotgun sequence contains these coding sequences:
- the LOC139139882 gene encoding tripartite motif-containing protein 2-like: protein MASEEKTFLEKIDDNFLVCGICSERYKNAKNLPCLHSFCEECLSQLVKKTGKLECPICRRTHHIPDNGVTGIPTNFFVNKLVEEFRKREGSSDQTTCEGCDEAESVKHCVQCDVNFCRICAKSHSRMRSFKSHQLLTLEEYKSAKSTDPISVQGSTYCTSHEDFFIEFYCFTCDAPVCLKCTALDHRSHDYRCVKDAAKDYSKVLNEMIDKVKVKEVEIRDSKNGIASMQESLDKRSKTVEKKITTHIDKVREDLLRMVQEGGDTILTELKDEHSTRKTELNSQMKELEITENDLSSAREYAEKLVHYGNAAQVMAARKRVSAQMEELLKIETKINPAVTDSLEFLPCTDFCKERNLGTLQKVDVPTYRVSATPKYVRVGDDITVTIATEGAHGGAVDVRNILATMKTPDDKMVNVEVTDNKDGTLTLKSKAQMEGEHEISVSIFNKPITGSPVRVKVIPKKGLMCKFGESGGGIGQFNFPWGVTVTGTGHALVCDQNNHRLQSFTLCGKHKDTFQFTDQPNAVRPYSAAISVNGEVFITDNGNKQVIVCDENGRQDRCFGKGKLKHPVGVAIHPLTGKVYVVDYEGHCIHVYNQDGSYIKSFGSYGSGDGQFNCPECVAIDHTGKVYVSDRDNHRIQAFDGDGNFLYTFGTKGSGDGQLNSPIGVAVDKHGFVYVAEYRNNRIVKFESGGKFVCRIDSVDDGLRNPLGVCVTDDEPFGKVIVVDKGNSCVKVFAQ from the coding sequence ATGGCTTCAGAAGAAAAAACGTTCCTGGAGAAAATCGATGACAATTTTCTGGTCTGTGGTATCTGTTCAGAGCGATATAAGAACGCCAAAAATCTACCGTGCTTACACAGCTTCTGTGAAGAATGCTTGAGTCAACTTGTGAAGAAAACGGGGAAACTTGAGTGTCCAATATGTCGCCGTACGCATCATATACCTGACAATGGCGTTACCGGTATTCCGACAAActtttttgtcaacaaactgGTCGAAGAGTTTCGAAAACGAGAAGGCTCCTCAGATCAGACAACATGCGAAGGTTGTGACGAAGCAGAAAGTGTCAAACACTGTGTCCAGTGTGATGTCAATTTCTGTAGAATCTGTGCAAAGTCACACAGTCGAATGCGCAGTTTCAAGTCACATCAGCTGTTGACGCTAGAAGAATACAAAAGCGCAAAGTCCACTGACCCAATTTCAGTGCAAGGGTCGACGTACTGTACCAGTCACGAAGACTTCTTTATTGAGTTTTACTGCTTTACCTGTGATGCACCAGTCTGTCTAAAGTGTACAGCACTCGACCACCGAAGTCACGACTATCGCTGTGTGAAAGACGCAGCTAAAGATTACTCCAAAGTGTTGAATGAGATGATtgacaaagtgaaagtgaaagaagtTGAAATCAGAGATAGCAAGAATGGAATCGCATCCATGCAAGAATCGCTTGACAAAAGATCAAAGACAGTCGAAAAGAAAATCACAACACACATTGACAAGGTACGTGAAGATTTACTTCGCATGGTGCAGGAAGGTGGCGACACAATTTTGACAGAGCTGAAAGATGAACACAGTACAAGGAAGACGGAATTAAACTCACAAATGAAAGAACTTGAAATCACTGAGAACGATCTCAGCAGTGCGAGAGAATACGCAGAAAAGCTAGTGCATTATGGGAACGCCGCCCAGGTAATGGCTGCAAGGAAGAGAGTGTCTGCACAAATGGAGGAACTTCTGAAAATCGAAACTAAAATCAATCCAGCTGTAACTGACAGCTTGGAGTTTCTACCATGCACTGACTTCTGTAAAGAGAGAAATCTTGGAACACTGCAAAAAGTAGATGTTCCAACGTATAGAGTGTCGGCAACTCCGAAGTACGTCAGAGTTGGCGATGACATCACTGTCACCATCGCAACTGAAGGTGCGCACGGAGGCGCTGTAGATGTTAGGAATATCCTCGCGACAATGAAGACACCAGATGACAAGATGGTGAACGTAGAGGTCACAGACAACAAAGATGGTACACTGACTTTGAAATCCAAAGCACAGATGGAGGGTGAACATGAAATATCagtgtcaattttcaataaaccaATAACGGGATCACCGGTAAGAGTTAAGGTGATCCCTAAGAAAGGGTTGATGTGTAAATTTGGAGAGTCTGGTGGAGGTATTGGTCAGTTTAATTTCCCATGGGGAGTAACTGTTACAGGAACAGGGCATGCTTTAGTTTGTGATCAAAATAATCATAGATtgcagtctttcactttgtgtGGGAAACACAAAGATACATTTCAATTCACTGATCAGCCTAATGCTGTGAGACCCTATAGTGCAGCAATATCAGTCAATGGTGAAGTATTCATCACAGATAATGGAAATAAACAGGTGATTGTCTGTGATGAGAATGGCAGACAAGATAGATGTTTTGGTAAAGGTAAATTGAAACATCCAGTCGGTGTGGCCATTCATCCTCTGACTGGGAAGGTTTATGTTGTTGATTATGAAGGTCATTGCATCCATGTTTACAACCAGGATGGTAGCTACATCAAATCATTTGGTAGTTATGGCAGTGGTGATGGTCAGTTCAACTGTCCTGAATGTGTAGCTATTGATCATACTGGCAAGGTCTATGTATCAGATCGTGACAATCACCGAATCCAAGCATTTGATGGTGATGGCAACTTCCTGTATACCTTTGGCACCAAAGGGAGTGGTGATGGTCAGCTGAATTCTCCAATAGGAGTCGCTGTGGATAAACATGGCTTTGTGTATGTTGCTGAATATCGTAATAAcagaattgtaaagtttgaatCAGGTGGCAAATTTGTTTGTCGCATTGATAGTGTTGATGATGGATTGAGAAATCCCCTTGGTGTCTGTGTTACTGATGACGAACCATTTGGTAAAGTCATAGTGGTTGATAAGGGCAATAGCTGTGTTAAAGTATTTGCACAATAA